TATAATTAGTCCGCTTATCACGATTTTCTTTACCTGCAGCGACCATACCGTTTTTGTCTTACCGGGAGGTAATTCCAGTTGATGTGAGCCGGACGCTTTTCCCGGACTTATGGATGCCGCGATCAACGGAAGTCCAGCCAATGCCATCCAACCAAAGATGATCGAGACGGACTGCAGTCCGAGCATGGGTACGAGAAACCCTCCGAACAGCACGCCAACCAGGCTGCCCAGGCGCCACAATCCGTTATACGTTCCCATAAATCGCCCTCGATTGGTATCGTCCGAGTAACGAATGACGGTCAAATATCCGCCCATTCGCATCAAGGACCATGCAATTCCCCACACCGCCCGCAAAGCTATCCAAAGCACGAACCCTTTGAAGACGCCGTATCCTACTGTGGTAAGCGCCGCTAACAACACAGAGATGAACAGACCGGTTCGAAGCGACATGCGATGATACAGCCAGCCAATGACAGGATTAAGGGGCAGCCTTACTAGTCGGTTTACGGACAACAGCACGCCTACCTGCCAAAGGGCGTCCAGTCCCGCTTCCTTCCAATACACGGGGAGGACAATGTACAGCATCGAGTCGCCGAAGAGGGTTAGCGCCGTTACGATACCGACAATCCTAATCTGGCGCTGTTCTATCGCGTTGCTGCTGTCACTCGTCATAGGTCGACGATCAGGCCATCGTAAGCCACCTTAATGCCCGCGGGCTCGAAAGCGCGTTCAAAATCATCATGCAGAAAATCGGAATTGTGTGTAAAGTGAGTCACGTATATAAGAGCGTCACGCCCAAGCGTACCTTCGTCCCGCCATACGCGCTGAACCTCCAGCACACTCTCAATCCCCATATGATTTGGATTTCGCTTATTGTTCGTATAGCTATGCGTACAATCAAGGATCGCCATATCGATCCTTTTGCGTTTAAGCCATTCCCAAGTATCGTCATGCAGCCATCCGGTGTCATTGCCGTAAAATAGCGTTTTGCCCCCTTTTTCTATGTAAAACAGCAAACAAGTTTCCATGGGGTCATGATTCGCAAGCAAAGGGGTGACTCGTGTATCGCCCAATGAAATCGTCTCGAACGGGCGCAATAAATGAAAGGCAAACCTGCCTCCAGCGTCCGGCCCCAGTGCAGTAACGGTCTGGCTAATGGCAACA
This Paenibacillus sp. JZ16 DNA region includes the following protein-coding sequences:
- a CDS encoding MFS transporter; its protein translation is MTSDSSNAIEQRQIRIVGIVTALTLFGDSMLYIVLPVYWKEAGLDALWQVGVLLSVNRLVRLPLNPVIGWLYHRMSLRTGLFISVLLAALTTVGYGVFKGFVLWIALRAVWGIAWSLMRMGGYLTVIRYSDDTNRGRFMGTYNGLWRLGSLVGVLFGGFLVPMLGLQSVSIIFGWMALAGLPLIAASISPGKASGSHQLELPPGKTKTVWSLQVKKIVISGLIISLLHAVFGATLTYLIDTSYPKGIPWFGLIIGSTVLGGVLTALRCAWEPFLARWFGQRTDGPRGRLPLFMLSLAGAAAGYALLPWQLPLGIWIVIVIFVMITSTALGTIMDAMASDAAKSTSVITVMTAYSVSTDLGAAIGPTLIYWVVGSQYGVTSMYLACAAVFVLIGLWYWKEYVTKGRVYLGEKAEVS
- a CDS encoding MBL fold metallo-hydrolase; translated protein: MKIHFLGTAAAEGFPNPFCRCDACSKARSLGGKNIRTRSSILIDDLIKVDYSADSHMQALRDRIDLGAVEHLLFTHTHYDHFQPSDLYNRVEGFAHGIDHPLHIYGNDVAISQTVTALGPDAGGRFAFHLLRPFETISLGDTRVTPLLANHDPMETCLLFYIEKGGKTLFYGNDTGWLHDDTWEWLKRKRIDMAILDCTHSYTNNKRNPNHMGIESVLEVQRVWRDEGTLGRDALIYVTHFTHNSDFLHDDFERAFEPAGIKVAYDGLIVDL